The sequence ATCAGTTTGGCCACTTCGTGCCGCAGCTGGGAGACGGTCGTGCGCTGCTGCTGGGTGAGGTTGTGTCGCCGGCCGGTGAGCGGCGGGATATTCAGCTCAAAGGCGCTGGGCCAACTCCTTTTTCCCGCGGCGGCGACGGGCTCGCCGCCATGGGGCCGGTGCTGCGGGAGTATCTGCTGAGCGAAGCGATGGCCCGGCTCGGCGTTCCGACCACGCGGGCGCTGGCCGCCGTGGCAACCGGGGAGCCGGTTTATCGAGAGCGCGGGGCGGAGCCCGGCGCGGTTCTCACGCGGGTGGCATCGAGCCACGTGCGGGTGGGGACGTTTCAGTATTTTGCCGCCCGCGGGGATAGTGCGGCGCTCAGCACGCTGCTCGACTACGTCGTTCGCCGCCATGACCCGGAGCTTGCTGGGGCAGATGAGTCAGACAAGGCGCAAGGCCTCATCAAGGCCGTGATCCAGCGGCAGGCAGCGCTGGTCGCCCAGTGGATGCGGCTGGGCTTTGTGCACGGCGTCATGAACACCGACAACTGCGCGATCAGCGGTGAGACCATTGACTACGGGCCGTGCGCCTTCATCGACCGCTTTGACCCTCGCACCGTGTTCAGCTCGATCGACCACCAGGGTCGATACGCGTACGCCAACCAGCCGGGCATCGCGCAGTGGAATATCGCCCGGCTGGCCGAAACGCTGCTGCCGCTGCTGGACACGGACGAAGAAAAGGCGCTGTCGACGGCCAACGAACTGATCACGGGCTACACCGAAGTTTGGCACGCCGCCTATCGCCGGGCGATGGGCCAAAAGCTCGGGATCAGCGAAGCAACGCCTGATGACGACAAGCTGATTGAGGATTTCCTGAGCCTGCTGTCCGACGGAAAACTCGACTTCACCGCCACGTTCCGGCAGCTCGCCGAGCTGACCGTCGAGACGGAGGAGGACGCGTTGCCGGAGACGATTGCGACGCGGGATGCGGGGCGTTGGAAACTGTGGCTGTCACGCTGGCGGCAGCGCTTGGCCGAACCCGCGGGCGCTGAATTCAATCGGATCACCGAGCGCATGAATCAGGTCAACCCGGCCATTATCCCGCGCAATCATGAGGTTGAGCTGGCGCTGACAGCGGCAGCCAGCGAAGGAAACCTCAAGCCGTTTCTGAAGCTGCACAAAGCGCTGCAAAACCCTTTTGAGAGCACGCCAGACAACCTCTGGCTGCAGAAGCTGCCTGTTGCGGGCCTGCCGCCCTATCGAACGTTCTGCGGCACCTGACGGGCACTGCGCCAGCGTCCGAGTGCGTCCCAGGCAAACAGCGCAACGCCACACCAGATCAGCGCAAAACAAATCGCCGTCGCCGGCGTGATGGGCTCGCCGAAATAGACGCCCAGCAGAAACTGAATCGTCGGCGCCATGAACTGCAGGAACGCAATAGCGGAAAGCGTCAGCCGCCGGGCCGCGACCGCAAAAAACAGCAGCGGCAGGACGGTCAGCGGCCCACCGAGCATCAGGCCGATGTTCTGGTTGGTGGCGGTGTTGAGAAACACCAGCTGTTCGCTGCTGACGAGCCAATAAAGGTAACCGACGGCCAGCGGCGCCAGCAGCAGCGTCTCGATCAACAACCCCGGCATGGCGCCGACAGCAACCTGTTTTCGGACGACACCGTAGACGGTGAAAGACACGGCCAGCCCGAGGGCGAGCCACGGAACCTGACCGCCGCTAACTGTCAGCACCGTGACACCGGCCGCCGCCAGCAGTACGGCCAGCCACTGCGGACGACCCAGCCGCTCGCCGAAAAACATCACGCCAACCAGGACATACATCAGCGGATTGATGTAGTAGCCGAGGGATGCCTGGAACACCTGTTCGCGCTGCACGGCCAGAATGTAGGTGATCCAGTTCAGCGCAATCACCGTGGCCGATAGGCAAAGCCATGCGAGCGTCGACGGCTTGCGCAGGATCCCAACAAGCTCACCAAGCTGCCGTCGAACGATCACTATCGCCAGCCCGAAAGGCACAGCCCAGACCACGCGATGGGCCAGCATCTCCAGTGCGGGCACAGTGACCACCCACTTGAAATAGAGCGGCATAAAACCCCAGAGCAGATAGGCTGCCACCGCCGCCGTCAGGCCGTCATTGGCCTGAGGCTGCTGAGCTGCGCGAGGTGTTGCGTTCAAAGCGAGAAGGTCCCGAGGAGGAGAGCGGGCACATTACCAGCTTTCGTGTGAATGCCCGGACAACAATTCGATAGCGCACGGCTGCCGGTGGACAGATCACGCTGAGCGCCAAACTGTGCTCGCGGTCACACGACGAGACAAAGGTCCTCGCTACCCTCGGAGATCAACGCTTGAGGTAAGCCATGCGCCTGACCCGGAATCGATCCAAGACCGCCGACACCCCCCGCCGCGCTCTAACTCCCTGGCCCGTCATACTGCTGCTGGCTCTACCCGGAGCCACGTGTCTCGCCGGCTCCACTTACGAACCGGGACAGCCAGCCACGATGGATCTGGCCGAAGTGGCCCAGGGGCTGGGCGACAACGGCCAGATTTTTCCTACAGACCTCGTGGCGTTCCCTGACGGCTCCGGCCGCCTGCTGATCAGCACACTGGGAGGCAGCATACGGTTAATCGACGGCGCGCTAACGGCCACGCCCTATATCGATACGGTCAGCGACGACACCATCAACGCGGAAAACGGCAACGCTTCGTTTGGCCTTACCACCGTGGCCTTTCACCCCGATTTTGCCAACGTGGGAACGTCGGGGTTCGGTCGCCTGTACACCGTTGAACCCGAGGTCACCCGGGCCAATCCACCGCCGGATTTTCCTGGTATTCGCAATGATTTTGTCGGCGGCAACAATCCGGCCCACGATCGGGTGCTCTATGAGTATCGGGCCGACTCGCTCGGCGCTAACGCGTTTGCCGGACTAAAGCGGGAGGTGCTGCGAATCCATGAGCATCGACGCGGGCACGACGTGAACGACCTGGCGTTTGACGCCGGCGGCTACCTGTACATCGCCGTCGGCGACACGGTGATCAGCGGCAGCGCCCAGGAGCTGGACAACGTGTTCGGCACCATTATGAGAATCGATCCGCTCGCGCCGGAGCAAACGCCAGGCAGCACCGATCCGGTGAGCGACAACGGCGCGTATCGCGTACCCGCCGACAATCCGTTTTTGAGCACC comes from Pseudomonadota bacterium and encodes:
- a CDS encoding PQQ-dependent sugar dehydrogenase, which encodes MRLTRNRSKTADTPRRALTPWPVILLLALPGATCLAGSTYEPGQPATMDLAEVAQGLGDNGQIFPTDLVAFPDGSGRLLISTLGGSIRLIDGALTATPYIDTVSDDTINAENGNASFGLTTVAFHPDFANVGTSGFGRLYTVEPEVTRANPPPDFPGIRNDFVGGNNPAHDRVLYEYRADSLGANAFAGLKREVLRIHEHRRGHDVNDLAFDAGGYLYIAVGDTVISGSAQELDNVFGTIMRIDPLAPEQTPGSTDPVSDNGAYRVPADNPFLSTADAVPEIFAYGLRNPFRIFVDPLTDELWVSSNGASSRESVYQVSLGDNLGWPFFEGTRQNNPPPAGFSYVPPVFEYTHSLGQSVTGVVVYSGSNLSGLTGRVVFSDFLGSGSGGARVFYGDPETGVYSDLEASGPVELPSTLVSIGLDQAGEMYFLGGDGRVLGTNPDGLLFRNGFESN
- the rarD gene encoding EamA family transporter RarD → MNATPRAAQQPQANDGLTAAVAAYLLWGFMPLYFKWVVTVPALEMLAHRVVWAVPFGLAIVIVRRQLGELVGILRKPSTLAWLCLSATVIALNWITYILAVQREQVFQASLGYYINPLMYVLVGVMFFGERLGRPQWLAVLLAAAGVTVLTVSGGQVPWLALGLAVSFTVYGVVRKQVAVGAMPGLLIETLLLAPLAVGYLYWLVSSEQLVFLNTATNQNIGLMLGGPLTVLPLLFFAVAARRLTLSAIAFLQFMAPTIQFLLGVYFGEPITPATAICFALIWCGVALFAWDALGRWRSARQVPQNVR
- a CDS encoding YdiU family protein, whose protein sequence is MSNQRDPADSWSVHRVILSDLQPFEQSRVFAQFDNTYRQLPEGFFALRSPRAPAAPQLMIFNQDLATELGLDLSQLDSDQLAEMLSGKRLPDDAEPLAMAYAGHQFGHFVPQLGDGRALLLGEVVSPAGERRDIQLKGAGPTPFSRGGDGLAAMGPVLREYLLSEAMARLGVPTTRALAAVATGEPVYRERGAEPGAVLTRVASSHVRVGTFQYFAARGDSAALSTLLDYVVRRHDPELAGADESDKAQGLIKAVIQRQAALVAQWMRLGFVHGVMNTDNCAISGETIDYGPCAFIDRFDPRTVFSSIDHQGRYAYANQPGIAQWNIARLAETLLPLLDTDEEKALSTANELITGYTEVWHAAYRRAMGQKLGISEATPDDDKLIEDFLSLLSDGKLDFTATFRQLAELTVETEEDALPETIATRDAGRWKLWLSRWRQRLAEPAGAEFNRITERMNQVNPAIIPRNHEVELALTAAASEGNLKPFLKLHKALQNPFESTPDNLWLQKLPVAGLPPYRTFCGT